The sequence CCAGACACATGACCCGAGATGAAAACTCCGCGAAACTCCCATTTCGACGATTTCTGCTTTCGATCgaccaccactcacccgctTTTTGCCAGTTGTACGGTGAGCGGTCTGGTGCTGCTCTCGCTACAGTCCCTTTGCCTGGATTCGCTGTTTCGTCAATTCGAGGTTTCTACAAGTCTTCAAcaccttccccttcgtTTCTCTCCTTTTCGTCCTTCAACAATCTTTAAGAGAAAACAAGCACCATGTCTGCCAAGTGTGAGTGAACGTCGTCTCGTATGGCAAGGCAAGGCAACGCAAGGCAGGGCAGGATATCGCGACCGACGATCAGATGGGTGGAATGTGGATTCGAGGTATGGGAACTTCGACACGGATGCCATTCGACAACGAAGATATTGTAGGAGGATCAAAGCACGGTGGATGGACGGGCTTGAATGTGCTGTTGAGGACGGTCAGGAGTCACAAGAGAGTACATGCgacagagaaagagatgtTCGACATATCGGAAAGATACCGACAGACTTGACATACTTCAACGACTATTCTTGTCATTCGCCTAGTCCAAATGCCTTGCCTTGCCTATCTCGACTTGACAGCCATTCATCGTCCCGAGTCGCAATACTGATGCTTTGATCTCTCGTTGTAGCTGCCGCTGCCGGTACCAAGTTCCGAATGACCCTCGGTCTTCCCGTTGGTGCTGTTATGAACTGTGCCGACAACTCTGGTGCCAAGAGTGggttcctcttcccttctaTTCCAGGTTGAACGAAAGACCTGCAGCTGACCTCTTCTTTTTTCTCAACGTAGACCTCTACGTCATCTCCGTCGTTGGCTTCGGTGCTCGTCTTAACAGACTTCCCGCTGCCGCTGCCGGTGACATGGTCATGGCTTCcgtgaagaagggaaagcCTGAGCtcaggaagaagggtgCGTTGGTGTTTGTGCGACTGGTTGGAGCGAGAGGGAATGCTGATCTGACGtttctttccccttctgtCGTCCTTGCGTTACTCTGATTGATCCAAATCTACCTACGGCAAAACACAATCAACTGAACACTCATCGCCGTTCGATTAAATCACTACGCTACGCTATGCTTTTCTACTGAACGCTCGACCACCCATACTCCCTCTGCTGGTGATCTGGCTTACACCTACAGTCATGCCCGCCGTCA is a genomic window of Kwoniella newhampshirensis strain CBS 13917 chromosome 13, whole genome shotgun sequence containing:
- a CDS encoding 60S ribosomal protein uL14; the protein is MTLGLPVGAVMNCADNSGAKNLYVISVVGFGARLNRLPAAAAGDMVMASVKKGKPELRKKVMPAVICRQRKPWRRRDGIFLYFEDNAGVIVNAKGEMKGSAINGPVAKECADLWPRIASNAGTVV